A window of the Fusarium poae strain DAOMC 252244 chromosome 3, whole genome shotgun sequence genome harbors these coding sequences:
- a CDS encoding hypothetical protein (BUSCO:56738at5125), whose translation MENLSINDGPPQGRGAPQALPQLPPQMFTTAAQLLDLTDSTNPPWYQFTPVPEKLMVALRDGRKLIGVLRSWDQFANLVLQSTVERIFAPSPDSAGSDRPTGLYADINHGIFLVRGENVLLLGEIDLDRDDDPPPGFELADLEVVKKIAEEKKAADKARDKARVKKLAKHGFEGENIGEIVL comes from the exons ATGGAGAACCTATCCATCAACGATGGCCCTCCACAGGGCCGTGGTGCGCCGCAAGCGCTACCTCAGCTACCGCCGCAAATGTTCACGACTGCCGCGCAGCTCCTAGACCTCACAGACAGTACGAATCCGCCTTGGTACCAGTTTACTCCTGTTCCCG AGAAGCTCATGGTCGCTTTGCGCGATGGGAGAAAACTCATCGGAGTACTAAGAAGCTGGGATCAATTCG CAAATCTTGTTCTCCAATCCACGGTCGAACGTATCTTTGCGCCCTCTCCCGACTCAGCAGGTAGTGACCGGCCAACTGGTCTCTACGCAGACATAAACCACGGCATATTCCTTGTCCGAGGCGAAAACGTACTGCTCCTTGGTGAAATCGACCTCGACAGAGATGACGACCCCCCGCCTGGTTTCGAGTTGGCCGACTTGGAAGTGGTCAAGAAAATCGcagaggagaagaaagcGGCTGATAAGGCTCGGGATAAGGCGCGAGTGAAGAAACTCGCGAAACACGGTTTCGAGGGGGAGAACATTGGCGAGATTGTGCTGTAG
- a CDS encoding hypothetical protein (BUSCO:15464at5125) — translation MSSDNKQLGSIVAFEGHVDTISTQLRLLPSSPQILILPHVQNYIPNDETAHRSDVRLYVKRIHEAAVARHEAARAFLQDSTPTSRRLVFMNGGNSSAQALCIKAIMDQETEGDVNQAESLFHQLTKDGVLGLNNSVRDWRCPTMFDCLNKQGLGNELEDPITRAMRAAEALDRQTASLQPSTEVDLTLTSRPRSNSLPLYGYNDNFGDNAPFFVFGAQKNEEEGNVAEETKYSHSTQPSRFSRFSITHYDRSADRIYHGLTHLQSPSLKTVFVASPSCVGESYNLMAGPVSPGFEALTPRSEVLSIPSTDNVVYGEASLLDMRSPSRSSTLSRVKSLDRIYPVTPKYRDLCVPAVNPELVRQSDLNTERDLSETRRLSKAMSINGRSYIDAPRTIVVKTNLPVIKMAPVPLEKKRKPARESYVDRGTDAKDVTESKETFQPVLPLVEDLVIHFKEDVSDPILDSVVRGFKTGGFSTFLQSPTSEFDDYNTLVPATPESQNITGVRCIEDQYQELPVLKKLDLDEYDPFAYNQPSWLRRKPLPSLPKLTVERPPTPVRTPPLLVSDMDNKIHDLQVNGQQTAIAVQNSLRSVLQDHFPPETRGYRQFQFPLLPELEGLWKPVFCDTAPNGSQGSCHRIDQILAIGAQRGVRRDYTSAVTGQLEKLGTKQNGVSRSGRLDFRYLLANAMQAYTTQPLANQTKDNPFNNPFLLATLIIPHLETYLALHTEVRYLLLEYPPEHLSAVLALQKLVGIEMMKVAQIVDTNSKNMPFTHLRGNSITGPEQGPVGRFGKTFPTNSCSGHDAIVSKANFLLTSTASDAEIATFVATISKILSGISCFYIPKELPKKHSPKKSKSSSTTGTFSAFPRIPSSPYSPPMSPAIGVSVGATFADSSAMSSRAPSIAETAKTAKSTRSKPYQSKSNRKPLTSDARSILTMYIDDSDWDQEDRRIMPLLEEKSNGRKANTHKALKFLGLS, via the exons ATGTCTTCCGACAACAAGCAACTTGGGAGCATTGTTGCCTTTGAAGGTCATGTAGATACCATATCGACACAACTAcgacttcttccttcttcgccgCAGATTTTGATTCTCCCTCACGTTCAGAATTACATCCCAAATGATGAGACAGCTCACCGGTCGGACGTTCGCCTTTATGTCAAGAGAATACACGAAGCTGCTGTAGCTCGTCACGAAGCTGCCCGAGCCTTCCTACAAGACTCAACACCAACCAGCAGGCGACTAGTATTTATGAATGGTGGTAACTCAAGCGCTCAAGCCTTATGCATCAAGGCCATTATGGATCAAGAGACCGAGGGAGATGTCAACCAAGCCGAGTCCCTCTTTCATCAGTTGACCAAAGATGGAGTCCTTGGTCTGAACAATTCAGTACGAGACTGGAGATGCCCAACCATGTTTGACTGTCTCAACAAGCAGGGCCTAGGAAATGAGCTAGAAGATCCCATAACACGGGCTATGAGAGCTGCCGAAGCCCTGGACCGACAAACAGCCAGCCTTCAACCTTCCACTGAAGTTGACCTCACTCTCACATCGCGGCCTCGAAGCAACAGCCTACCACTTTATGGCTACAACGACAACTTTGGAGACAATGCGCCATTCTTTGTTTTCGGCGCTCAGAAGAACGAAGAGGAGGGGAATGTCGCCGAAGAAACCAAATATTCACACTCAACACAGCCCTCCAGATTCTCCAGATTTTCCATTACACACTATGATCGATCGGCAGATCGTATCTACCATGGTCTAACTCACTTGCAGTCCCCTTCTTTGAAAACGGTCTTTGTAGCCTCTCCTAGTTGTGTAGGAGAATCATACAACTTAATGGCGGGTCCTGTGTCCCCTGGTTTCGAGGCATTGACTCCACGGTCCGAAGTATTGAGCATCCCATCCACAGATAATGTCGTGTATGGCGAAGCTTCATTACTGGACATGCGTTCCCCAAGCCGCAGTTCTACCCTGTCACGAGTTAAGTCCTTGGACAGAATCTACCCGGTCACTCCCAAGTATCGGGACCTTTGCGTGCCTGCAGTCAACCCAGAGCTCGTGCGCCAGTCGGATCTCAATACCGAACGAGATCTTTCTGAAACACGCCGATTATCCAAAGCGATGTCTATAAATGGACGCAGTTATATCGACGCACCAAGGACTATTGTCGTCAAGACTAACCTTCCCGTCATTAAGATGGCCCCTGTCcccttggagaagaagcgtAAGCCTGCACGGGAATCTTACGTGGATAGGGGTACAGATGCCAAAGACGTGACCGAATCCAAGGAGACTTTCCAACCGGTATTGCCTTTGGTAGAGGACCTAGTGATTCACTTCAAGGAAGATGTCTCTGACCCTATACTTGATTCAGTTGTTCGTGGATTCAAGACTGGTGGCTTTTCTACTTTCCTCCAGTCGCCTACCTCCGAGTTTGACGACTACAACACCTTAGTGCCCGCGACGCCCGAGTCTCAGAACATCACTGGTGTGAGATGCATAGAGGATCAGTACCAGGAGCTTCCTGTTCTTAAAAAACTTGACTTGGATGAATATGACCCATTTGCATACAATCAACCCTCATGGCTCAGGAGAAAACCTCTGCCCAGCCTGCCTAAGCTAACAGTTGAACGGCCACCAACACCTGTTAGGACACCTCCTCTCTTGGTTTCAGACATGGACAACAAGATCCACGATCTTCAAGTCAATGGCCAGCAAACAGCCATCGCGGTACAAAACTCACTTCGCTCTGTTCTTCAAGATCACTTTCCACCAGAGACCAGGGGCTATCGCCAGTTCCAGTTTCCCCTCTTGCCCGAGCTTGAGGGATTGTGGAAACCAGTTTTCTGCGATACTGCGCCCAACGGTTCGCAAGGGTCATGCCATCGTATTGACCAAATCTTGGCCATTGGAGCTCAGCGTGGTGTAAGGAGGGACTATACCTCTGCCGTAACAGGGCAACTTGAGAAGTTAGGAACCAAGCAAAATGGTGTCAGTCGCAGTGGAAGACTGGATTTCAG GTATCTTCTCGCCAATGCCATGCAGGCCTATACGACACAACCATTGGCCAACCAGACAAAGGACAACCCTTTCAACAACCCGTTTCTTCTTGCGACGCTCATTATTCCTCATCTCGAAACATACCTTGCCCTCCATACGGAAGTCAGGTATCTTCTCCTTGAGTACCCGCCAGAGCATCTCTCTGCGGTGTTGGCTCTCCAGAAACTCGTTGGGATAGAAATGATGAAGGTGGCTCAAATCGTTGATACCAACAGCAAGAACATGCCTTTTACTCACTTGCGCGGAAACTCCATTACTGGTCCAGAACAAGGACCTGTAGGTCGGTTTGGAAAGACTTTCCCAACCAACTCTTGCTCCGGCCACGATGCTATAGTATCAAAAGCCAACTTTCTCCTCACCTCGACCGCTAGTGACGCCGAAATTGCAACATTTGTTGCCACCATCTCCAAGATCCTCTCTGGGATCTCTTGTTTCTATATTCCGAAAGAGCTCCCCAAAAAACACTCCCCGAAGAAGTCCAAGTCATCTTCCACTACCGGAACTTTCTCTGCTTTCCCACGcataccatcatcaccatatAGCCCGCCCATGTCTCCGGCAATTGGTGTTTCAGTAGGAGCAACTTTTGCAGACTCATCTGCAATGTCGAGTCGGGCCCCCTCCATTGCTGAGACGGCCAAGACAGCAAAGTCGACCAGGAGCAAACCATACCAATCCAAATCGAACCGCAAGCCCCTAACCTCCGATGCTCGATCAATCCTCACCATGTATATCGATGATAGTGACTGGGATCAGGAAGACAGGCGCATCATGCCTCTACTAGAGGAAAAGTCTAACGGACGTAAGGCAAACACTCACAAGGCACTCAAGTTCTTGGGCTTGTCATGA
- a CDS encoding hypothetical protein (BUSCO:47055at5125), with the protein MATPIRSTISRSGRPCVASIRNLSNAHPAKAQVQPITVREPNTSSPTSDASQLTDYIRRDALSTTYFDATGVRWVGSGNDGSKDPNKAKLGKTLRILQERLPTLLLHPLPHDILAPNIALHLFPSTHPHLPTVSGRVAYNAALWTSPLAWNRVPILGNVCIEVLAERMTTEPLTFLPRRAGAIPEQLVVRWCEKRKGSYTCSPSNRGVIARSLPFGRGVDPDKAFTGLFVFDFDSEGRILSHTIEQSQAGGDWEAGVGAKVVGLTDWLLGGCRDPGTPIPMFERVRRRRSI; encoded by the exons ATGGCCACTCCAATTCGATCCACTATAAGCCGCTCCGGCCGGCCTTGTGTTGCCTCTATTCGCAACCTCTCCAACGCCCATCCGGCAAAGGCCCAAGTTCAACCCATAACTGTTCGCGAGCCGAACACTTCTTCGCCAACCTCCGATGCTAGCCAACTCACGGACTATATAAGACGAGACGCCTTATCAACAACATATTTCGATGCGACAGGCGTCCGATGGGTTGGATCTGGCAATGACGGGTCAAAGGACCCCAATAAGGCAAAGCTAGGTAAAA CTTTACGAATTCTTCAAGAAAGATTACCAACCCTGCTTTTGCACCCTCTACCTCACGACATCCTTGCGCCAAACATCGCCCTTCATCTCTTCCCTTCGACGCACCCTCACCTACCAACCGTCTCCGGCCGAGTCGCCTACAATGCCGCTCTCTGGACCTCACCTCTAGCTTGGAACCGTGTTCCCATCCTCGGCAACGTTTGTATCGAGGTCCTTGCAGAGCGCATGACGACTGAGCCCCTCACGTTCCTACCCCGCCGTGCTGGAGCTATACCAGAGCAGCTTGTTGTCCGCTGGTGCGAGAAGAGAAAGGGCTCGTACACTTGCAGTCCTTCGAATCGTGGCGTCATTGCACGCTCACTACCATTCGGTCGAGGAGTGGATCCAGACAAGGCCTTTACGGGACTATTTGTCTTCGATTTTGATTCCGAGGGCCGGATCCTGAGCCACACGATTGAACAATCGCAAGCAGGTGGCGATTGGGAAGCTGGAGTTGGCGCAAAGGTCGTTGGCCTAACTGATTGGCTTCTTGGGGGATGCAGGGATCCCGGTACTCCCATACCAATGTTTGAGCGAgtacgaagacgacgatccATCTAA
- the YPT1 gene encoding GTP-binding protein of the rab, which produces MNPEVVPSIAIAYTHARARSPFLSAYDYLFKLLLIGDSGVGKSCLLLRFADDTYTESYISTIGVDFKIRTIELDGKTVKLQIWDTAGQERFRTITSSYYRGAHGICVVYDVTDMDSFNNVKQWLQEIDRYATEGVNKLLVGNKSDMSDKKVVEYSVAKEFADSLGIPFLETSAKNASNVEQAFLTMARQIKERMGTTTANNTKPSVQVGQGQGVGSSSNNSCC; this is translated from the exons aTGAACCCCGA AGTTGTACCTTCCATCGCCATCGCCTACACTCACGCCCGCGCCCGCTCCCCCTTTCTTTCGGC ATACGATTATCTcttcaagctcctcctcatcgGAGATTCCGGTGTTGGAAAGTCTTGCCTGCTTCTGCGATTTGCCGACGACACCTACACTGAATCCTACATCTCCACCATCGGTGTCGACTTC AAAATCCGAACGATAGAACTCGATGGCAAGACAGTCAAGCTTCAGATT TGGGATACCGCCGGCCAGGAGCGTTTCCGAACTATCACCTCTTCCTACTACCGTGGTGCCCACGGCATCTGCGTCGTCTACGATGTTACCGACATGGACTCTTTCAACAACGTAAAGCAATGGCTCCAGGAGATTGACCGATATGCCACAGAGGGCGTCAACAAGCTGCTGGTCGGTAACAAGAGCGATATGTCAGACAAGAAGGTCGTCGAGTACAGTGTAGCCAAG GAGTTCGCCGACAGCCTCGGAATCCCCTTCCTCGAGACTTCCGCCAAGAACGCCAGCAACGTCGAGCAGGCTTTCTTGACCATGGCCCGTCAGATCAAGGAGCGTATGGGCACTACCACAGCCAACAACACCAAGCCTAGCGTGCAAGTCGGTCAAGGCCAGGGTGTTGGCTCTTCTTCTAACAACAGCTGCTGCTAA
- a CDS encoding hypothetical protein (BUSCO:29754at5125): MTLGNPGEQTPSPIRRSLGKDPGAPRPSTTVVLPSLAICSENTSTLTNHSSSNTAPVSCAASSSAMEPNGMRIPGDASLQYEYLSPIGYSKSSRCGYCGSRGKSQSKRYSYYASTSSLSPEFYQILLDRCWRRSGTLMYRPDQRRSCCPHYTIRLDSTQFKPSRDQRQTINRFNKFVLGGSYMKEASRLYPRSRDEAKKRDNHFDLVDRIHEAEDGNVQKPPEAAHKLVVTLEHDDFTEEKFAIYENYQRVVHKDSPSEISKSGFKRFLCSSPLRREKMVAPDGRERRLGSYHHCYRLDGKLVAVGVLDLLPECVSSVYFLYHESIHQHTPGKLGALYEIALAIEDGYGWWYPGFYIHSCPKMRYKIDYSPQFVLDPESLTWDPLDRGILNLLDKKSFVSLSLEKKQAAEGGDSKSLMPSEEVKMSDSPEIKGSDSSLSGEEEDSDWLFTSGMPGIPPITSAATWDMDHIALKIAPEGPLYETSDLVSWDERGVKEHPGLKSAVAELVAATGPDLMDRICLDFAPKR, translated from the exons ATGACACTGGGCAATCCTGGTGAACAAACTCCCTCTCCAATTCGTCGCAGCTTAGGAAAAGACCCCGGCGCTCCTCGTCCGTCTACTACCGTTGTGCTTCCATCTCTGGCAATTTGCTCTGAGAACACAAGCACTCTTACCAACCACAGTTCCAGCAACACAGCACCAGTTAGTTGTGCAGCTTCGAGTTCCGCGATGGAACCCAATGGCATGCGTATCCCTGGAGATGCGTCGTTGCAGTACGAATATCTTTCGCCAATTG GATACTCTAAATCATCAAGATGTGGTTACTGTGGAAGTCGTGGCAAGAGTCAGTCAAAAC GTTACTCTTACTACgcctcaacatcatcgctGAGTCCGGAATTCTATCAGATTCTCCTGGACAGATGCTGGAGACGCTCAGGTACACTCATGTACCGACCTGACCAACGCCGGTCATGTTGTCCTCATTATACTATCCGTCTCGATTCTACCCAGTTCAAACCATCTAGAGATCAGCGGCAAACCATCAACAGATTCAACAAATTTGTTTTGGGAGGTTCGTATATGAAGGAGGCTTCCCGACTGTACCCTAGATCGCGCgatgaggccaagaagcGCGATAACCACTTCGACCTTGTTGACCGAATCCATGAAGCTGAGGATGGCAACGTGCAAAAGCCCCCTGAGGCTGCGCACAAACTTGTTGTCACCCTAGAACACGATGACTTCACAGAAGAAAAGTTTGCCATTTACGAAAACTACCAGCGGGTGGTTCACAAGGACTCTCCGAGTGAAATAAGTAAAAGCGGATTCAAACGCTTTCTCTGCAGCTCCCCCTTGAGGAGAGAGAAGATGGTAGCACCAGATGGACGCGAACGTCGCCTAGGTTCTTACCATCACTGCTATAGATTGGATGGTAAGCTAGTCGCTGTCGGTGTTCTCGACCTCTTGCCGGAGTGTGTAAGCTCTGTCTACTTTCTGTACCACGAAAGTATACATCAGCATACGCCGGGTAAACTTGGTGCGCTGTACGAGATCGCCTTGGCTATCGAAGATGGCTACGGTTGGTGGTATCCTGGCTTCTATATACACAGCTGCCCCAAGATGCGGTACAAGATCGACTACTCGCCACAGTTTGTTCTTGATCCCGAGTCGTTGACTTGGGATCCATTGGATCGAGGCATACTTAATCTTCTCGACAAGAAGTCGTTTGTGAGCCTTTCACTCGAGAAGAAACAGGCTGCTGAAGGCGGTGATAGTAAGTCTCTGATGCCCAGCGAGGAGGTAAAGATGAGTGACAGTCCCGAGATCAAAGGATCcgactcttctctttctggcgaagaagaggacaGTGACTGGCTGTTTACCTCTGGGATGCCTGGCATTCCTCCGATCACTTCGGCAGCGACCTGGGATATGGATCACATTGCCTTGAAGATCGCCCCTGAAGGACCGTTATATGAAACTTCGGACCTTGTCAGCTGGGACGAACGTGGTGTTAAAGAACACCCAGGACTGAAATCTGCAGTGGCTGAGCTTGTCGCTGCAACTGGACCAGATCTGATGGATCGAATTTGTCTAGATTTTGCCCCGAAACGATAG
- a CDS encoding hypothetical protein (BUSCO:33960at5125), whose amino-acid sequence MQSADRDNFFETDAVQSQRQRKAAKADNKNGEPIVMKSKVLAVIADPASPLNSVFIAESAGAVRRINLETSESKTTYRGPRAPVTCLAVGGNDYQTVFAGSWDKDIWSWDIETGKLGRKFSGHSDFIKTVICATISGKHILISGGADKKMFVWDIESGKRLHTLQDPTTTMLAVQHIAIDPVLSDSTSVVFASASSDPHIRRWKITLDSYEQLPESFSDRPDAERLTIQEHETSIYRLFYDQSSEDVDLWTASADGTAKCLARSRNFVADDSFEHGDYVRGVLATDQWIITAGRNEDVKIWDRSSGKLYCTLIGHYEEVTDIVMLQDSAGTPRKVCSVGIDGTIRTWPLDKSELDDVVVKIQKAAEPKEEEEEEEKNGNLLTAEEEAELAELMDD is encoded by the exons ATGCAGTCCGCAGATCGCGACAACTTCTTCGAAACAGA CGCTGTTCAATCTCAGCGCCAACGAAAGGCTGCAAAAGCCGACAACAAGAATGGCGAACCTATTGTTATGAAGTCCAAAGTACTTGCTGTCATTGCAGATCCAGCCTCACCTCTCAATTCTGTATTTATTGCCGAGTCTGCTGGCGCTGTTCGTCGGATCAACCTCGAA ACATCAGAGTCCAAAACAACATACCGCGGGCCAAGAGCTCCAGTCACTTGTCTTGCTGTGGGAGGCAATGATTATCAAACTGTATTTGCGGGCTCGTGGGACAAGGATATCTGGTCATGGGACATTGAGACTGGAAAGCTTGGCCGCAAATTCAGCGGCCATTCAGACTTCATAAAGACTGTCATTTGTGCTACTATTTCCGGTAAACACATTCTCATTAGCGGAGGCGCCGACAAGAAGATGTTCGTTTGGGACATCGAGTCAGGTAAACGACTGCATACCCTGCAAGATCCCACCACGACAATGCTTGCCGTTCAACACATCGCTATTGACCCCGTTCTCAGTGACTCAACCAGTGTGGTTTTTGCCAGTGCGAGCAGCGATCCCCACATCAGAAGGTGGAAGATCACCCTGGACAGTTACGAGCAGCTTCCCGAGTCATTCTCTGACCGCCCCGATGCTGAGCGACTCACTATTCAGGAGCACGAGACCAGTATCTACCGGCTTTTCTACGATCAATCAAGTGAAGACGTGGATCTCTGGACTGCCAGTGCCGATGGAACTGCAAAATGCTTGGCGCGTTCCAGAAACTTTGTCGCTGATGATTCGTTCGAGCATGGCGACTATGTACGAGGCGTACTTGCAACAGACCAGTGGATTATCACCGCTGGTCGCAATGAGGACGTAAAGATTTGGGATCGCTCATCCGGCAAGCTGTACTGCACATTGATTGGCCACTATGAAGAGGTAACCGACATTGTCATGCTACAAGACTCTGCTGGTACTCCCCGTAAGGTATGCAGCGTAGGCATTGATGGAACTATTCGAACATGGCCACTTGACAAGTCTGAGCTTGACGACGTAGTGGTCAAGATCCAGAAGGCTGCGGAGCccaaagaggaggaggaagaagaagagaaaaatgGAAACCTTCTGACAgctgaggaagaggctgagcTGGCAGAACTCATGGACGATTAG
- a CDS encoding hypothetical protein (BUSCO:52646at5125): MSSSASGDSGGGRSMESRVGRTKQRYNTKGERLVAGIVPLTSDQNYVLLIQSTRRKGWVLPKGGWESDETCQEAAEREAWEEAGITVQISYDLGDIDEKRAPKSSKDRSRYHFFEGTVTGEFDDWPESHKRERQWFTFTQAWEALSTRPELQEALQRSTVKRL, translated from the exons ATGTCGAGTTCTGCCTCTGGCGACTCAGGCGGTGGCCGTTCGATGGAGTCACGAGTGGGTAGAACCAAGCAAC GCTACAACACCAAGGGTGAACGACTCGTCGCCGGCATTGTGCCTCTAACCTCCGATCAGAATTATGTGCTGCTGATCCAATCTACACGACGAAAAGGTTGGGTTCTTCCCAAGGGCGGCTGGGAGTCGGACGAGACTTGCCAAGAGGCTGCCGAACGAGAGGCTTGGGAAGAAGCTGGCATCACTGTGCAAATAAGTTACGACCTTGGCGACATTGATGAAAAGCGTGCACCAAAATCGTCAAAAGATCGGTCAAGATACCACTTCTTCGAAGGCACAGTAACCGGCGAGTTTGACGATTGGCCCGAATCCCATAAACGAGAACGCCAGTGGTTCACGTTTACACAAGCGTGGGAGGCATTGTCGACGAGACCAGAGCTTCAAGAAGCGCTGCAGCGGTCCACTGTGAAACGTCTGTAA
- a CDS encoding hypothetical protein (BUSCO:6988at5125), with translation MDSTIAPKPRPRPAHTQGTTRCAYTPDGSRLVTVGSNNTIRLYKTGSDGEPINIDDCQEQNMTVAAGDQFFVVGSEDGTVSLYSLETNTFERFLTRTTLPIRDVALTADHQWCAVASDELSVKIVNTKDISQVKHLREHARAVRNVSLDPQGRLAALSGTDGIVYVYSLTAEEPELIRKVDGVIGAVDAESEKSTRVAWHPDGRAFAVPTPMRDIQVISKNDWEKQRTFANGHLADITALAWSPNGAMLASASKDNKVLIWETRTQSVIARYDYSNVIDLAWHPTKNILSFATTDGEVYIYPDFLTDQFSPLLKLNTQPAPFIHDPLAEISANRRPPPQNGQKQHGIPTRPRRDSLGSLNSFLEGGEGYGDDDFVEDDDGAGYTTGLGQKRGRDDDDGLGFANKRRHLLEPQYHESFQPGSTPWRGNRKYLCLNLIGFVWTVDQDGHHTVTVEFYDHEFHRDFHFTDTFLYDKACLTEHGTLFSCPPKDDSPAVIFYRPHETWTQRSDWRTELPRGEAVTAMSLSDSFITVTTSANYVRVFTLFGMPYRVYRPKSTPMVTCASWRDYVITMGNGPMGADGNTRLLYTIENVKRDEICQNEDTVALPEGATLKSVFFSDNGDPCIYDSTGTLLTLLHWRQPSRASWVPLLDTKLMDRLASGRKNESYFPIAVADNKFHCIILKGGDQYPYFPRPLLSEFDFSIPISSAPKPSKRKTREGSEDLDMGDGDDKDEDEDEDGSSETRKLEQEFMLHGVKAAQLRDLVEATSGSHNQRLQLSRLELEIDKTLLKLLAVECREGEERGMRALEMVQLMRDRTGRTIEAASKVADRFGRTILGGKIREVGEKRIEGLGDDDF, from the exons ATGGATTCAACAATTGCCCCCAAGCCACGTCCTCGACCTGCCCACACACAAGGAACTACTCGCTGTGCATATACTCCTGATGGCAGTCGCCTGGTTACCGTCGGCTCGAATAACACAATCCGTCTTTACAAGACAGGTTCCGATGGAGAACCGATCAACATCGATGATTGTCAGGAACAGAACATGACAGTTGCTGCGGGAGACCAATTCTTCGTTGTTGGATCTGAAGACGGCACTGTCAGCTTATACTCCCTCGAAACAAACACTTTTGAACGCTTCCTTACACGAACAACGCTGCCGATCCGCGATGTTGCTTTGACAGCTGATCACCAATGGTGTGCTGTAGCAAGCGATGAGTTGAGCGTCAAGATTGTCAACACCAAAGATATATCACAAGTTAAGCATCTGCGGGAGCATGCACGTGCTGTACGAAACGTTAGCCTCGACCCTCAAGGGCGATTGGCTGCGCTTTCTGGCACCGATGGCATCGTATACGTCTATTCTCTGACCGCCGAGGAACCAGAGCTGATCCGAAAGGTGGACGGTGTTATCGGTGCCGTTGATGCAGAGAGCGAGAAGTCGACACGTGTGGCATGGCACCCAGATGGCAGGGCATTTGCCGTACCGACTCCTATGCGAGACATCCAGGTCATATCAAAAAATGACTGGGAAAAGCAAAGGACTTTTGCCAACGGGCATTTGGCAGACATTACCGCTTTGGCTTGGTCACCCAATGGCGCAATGCTGGCATCTGCAAGCAAGGATAACAAAGTATTAATTTGGGAGACGAGGACACAGTCCGTCATTGCGAGATACGACTACTCCAATGTCATCGACCTGGCTTGGCACCCTACTAAGAATATCCTTTCGTTCGCCACTACCGATGGCGAGGTCTATATCTACCCCGACTTCCTCACCGACCAGTTTTCGCCTCTACTCAAGCTCAACACACAACCAGCACCTTTCATCCACGACCCCCTTGCTGAGATCTCCGCGAACAGAAGACCGCCCCCTCAGAATGGGCAGAAACAACATGGCATACCGACAAGACCGAGACGGGACTCGTTAGGAAGTCTCAACTCGTTCCTTGAGGGCGGTGAGGGATATGGTGATGACGATTTTgtggaagacgacgatggtgCTGGATACACTACAGGGTTGGGTCAGAAACGAGGTCgggacgatgacgacggtCTTGGTTTTGCAAACAAGCGCCGTCATCTACTCGAGCCGCAATACCACGAATCTTTTCAACCAGGCTCAACTCCATGGCGAGGGAACCGCAAGTACCTCTGCCTCAACTTGATTGGCTTTGTTTGGACAGTCGACCAGGACGGACATCATACCGTTACCGTTGAGTTCTACGACCATGAATTCCATCGAGATTTCCACTTTACAGACACGTTTCTCTACGACAAGGCCTGTTTGACCGAGCATGGCACTCTCTTCTCATGCCCACCAAAGGATGATTCCCCTGCAGTCATATTCTATCGACCACACGAGACATGGACACAGCGATCTGACTGGCGCACTGAGCTACCTCGGGGAGAAGCCGTAACAGCTATGTCTTTGAGTGATTCTTTCATTACCGTTACGACCAGTGCCAACTATGTACGGGTTTTTACTCTGTTTGGAATGCCGTATCGTGTCTATCGACCAAAGAGCACACCGATGGTGACGTGTGCTAGCTGGAGGGATTATGTTATAACCATGGGCAACGGGCCTATGGGCGCAGATGGCAATACCCGTCTTCTATACACTATCGAGAATGTCAAGCGAGATGAGATTTGCCAGAATGAGGATACTGTAGCTCTTCCTGAGGGTGCCACACTCAAGAGTGTATTCTTTTCAGACAACGGT GATCCTTGCATTTATGACTCGACGGGAACTCTGTTGACACTCCTTCACTGGCGACAGCCATCAAGAGCATCATGGGTGCCTCTCCTAGACACCAAATTGATGGACCGTCTGGCGTCAGGACGCAAGAACGAGTCTTACTTCCCCATTGCAGTGGCCGATAACAAGTTCCACTGTATCATCCTCAAAGGAGGCGACCAATACCCATACTTTCCTCGCCCCCTCCTTTCCGAATTTGACTTCTCTATTCCCATATCATCCGCCCCTAAGCCATCAAAGCGTAAGACCAGGGAAGGATCTGAGGATCTCGATATGGGTGACGGAGACGAcaaggacgaggacgaggacgaggacggATCATCAGAGACACGCAAGCTTGAGCAGGAATTCATGCTTCACGGTGTCAAGGCTGCTCAGCTCCGAGACCTCGTTGAGGCTACTTCAGGTAGCCACAACCAGCGTTTGCAACTTTCACGCCTTGAGCTCGAGATCGACAAGACATTGCTGAAACTCCTAGCGGTTGAGTGTCGTGAAGGCGAAGAAAGAGGTATGCGTGCGCTTGAGATGGTGCAGTTGATGCGGGATCGCACAGGACGCACGATCGAGGCTGCTAGCAAGGTGGCAGACCGGTTTGGAAGAACAATTCTGGGAGGCAAGATTCGCGAAGTTGGAGAGAAGCGAATAGAAGGGTTGGGAGATGATGACTTTTAG